The region AGCAGGAGAAACTGGACGTCCTCGCGGTCGAGTCGGTCGAAAATGTCGCAGACGGCGGCCGTCGCGTCGCTCCCGCCGACGGTGCAGGTCCCGAAACCGAACCCGTCGACCACGCGGTCCGCGCGGACGACGGCCCCGGCGAGATGGCTCCGGTCGTCCCGGTCCGACGCTGCGATGCCCAGTGCACGTCGCCCCGGTTTCACGTGTTCGTGCTCTTGTCCTCCTTCATCTCTTCGAGCCGGTCGAGCAGCTCGTCGTTCGACGCGGTGAATTCATATTCGACGTCCCCCTGATGGGTCTCCCCCTCGGTGTCGAGCCCATCGTCGTCGTCGAAATCTGTGTCGTACTCCTGGTTTTCCTGTTCTGACTCGTCGTAGCTCCCGAACCCCATTGCATGAATAACTATGTACTTCATGGTAAAAAATCACTCGGCGGATTCGCGGGACGGCGTTCGCGTGTGCGCGCATGCGACACGCGCGAAAGCTCCGATAGGCTCCGGCTAACCTATCGGCGTCCTGCGGGTCGGCTTACCGGGACTCGGGCGCCTCGACGTTCCGGTTGCCGGCGTGGGCGTCGGCCCCCACACCCGGCGCAGCC is a window of Halomicroarcula saliterrae DNA encoding:
- a CDS encoding DUF5786 family protein; this translates as MGFGSYDESEQENQEYDTDFDDDDGLDTEGETHQGDVEYEFTASNDELLDRLEEMKEDKSTNT